The following nucleotide sequence is from Candidatus Anoxymicrobium japonicum.
GAAAGGCGATCGTTTTGACTCCGTTTGAAACGGCGATTTTCAGGCTGTTTCGATAGCACATCGCCAGAAGCTCGTCTTCATTGCTTCTCCCGCCGTGCCATACTGGCCCTACGGTGTGTATGACATATCGCGCGGGCAACTTGTGGCCGGCTGTTATTTTCGCCTCGCCACTGTTTGCTCCCCCTAACTTTTTCGTCTCCGACAGGAGCCCCGGTCCAGCGGCCCTGTGTATCGCGCCATCTACGCCACCTCCACCGAGCAGGCTCTTGTTGGCCGCGTTCACGATCGCGTCGACATCGAGCTTTGTGATGTCTCCTTCGATTATCTCGATACGCCCATCAAGAAATTTCACACGCAACCGTTCCTTGTCGTAATCACGCAAAGTCTCTCGAGGGGACACACATGGCACAATCAGTCCGTGAATCTCCCGATGGTGTCAGTAGCGGCCTGCCGCGAGTTCCAGTACATGGCGCGCTCGACCATGATGTTATGACCACTCGTGCACGTAACCTTAACGGCGCCCCTTCCGCTCACCACATCGTTCATCTTAAACGTCCGGCGGCTGTTGGGATCAAGCGTGTAGCCATGGAAGGAGTTGCCAGCGCCCCCCGCCATGAGGTAATCGATTTGAATATCCACTGGAACACCATTGGGATTCTGAACCAGTGTGTACGTCTCGCACCCTTCTGATGTCTGACCGTCAGGCAGGTAGAAGGTGGAATGGGCGGAATCCATGCCAATAGAATCGTGGCATATCTCCCCTGATGGCGACGGCAGATACATCGCGCGCTCCGCGATTATCGGGAGCGTTCCCTCCACGGTCGTTGAAAGGTCCACGCCGGGCATCACTGTGTTTACATTGATGGTTTTTCGCGAGTTGGGATCCATCTGAAACGCCGGCTGGGGAACATCCCCTCCCGCTGTCTGGTAAGTCACAGTGACATCGACCGGCTGCGGGTTCGGGTTCTGCACGAGCAGGAACGTCATGAAGTTCCACGCGGTGGTGCCTTCAGCCAGGTAATATTTGAGGGCCGGAGCGGGCGTTCCAATCGAGTCGTGACCTTCCCTGCGGTCATTGCGGTACATCGCGCGCTCTGGTATCACAGGCACGTTCGACAGCACCTCGATGCTGGTGTCTTTCGCGCCAATGTCATCGACCATCGCGTAAGTCTCGCGAGAGTTTGGGCCGACCGTCTTCGTGAATGTCTGAGGCCCCTCTCCCTCTATCATGTAGGTAACCTGGCAGTTGGCGGTGTATGCCGTCGGATTCTGGATGAGAAGGAAACACTCGAATCCCCAGTTCGAGGATCCCTCCGCAAGGTACCACCTCCTTGCCGGAGATGTGACACCAATGCTGTTGTGCAGC
It contains:
- a CDS encoding O-acetyl-ADP-ribose deacetylase — encoded protein: MKFLDGRIEIIEGDITKLDVDAIVNAANKSLLGGGGVDGAIHRAAGPGLLSETKKLGGANSGEAKITAGHKLPARYVIHTVGPVWHGGRSNEDELLAMCYRNSLKIAVSNGVKTIAFPAISTGVYSFPIDRATRIALVEIKDFMSKSSEIERVTCCCFSKRDYDVYARTASEINK